In Panicum virgatum strain AP13 chromosome 5K, P.virgatum_v5, whole genome shotgun sequence, the genomic window tattattcatgttattatttatataaacatactaaccataatgtgtttgtcaccatatattcatgtataagaaaagagataagaataccaattttcatattgttcacatagctcaaacaaagtgttcaatcaaacatatatggaggtgtgatgcgaagtgagaaaaaattgttagtaactaaacctatcacatttattacaactacataatgataaatatgtatctttgcAGTACTAGactagaatatttaattggttgAACAGAGTGTGAGAtatataattattagatatctctaactagcccATGCGGGAGCACGGATTGATAGACTAATTGAACTTAATTGGAACGACGACAATTGAGAGCTCTAAACTAAGGACATGTGTGAACGTACGATGCATGTTCCTATACGTACTCCTATCTAGTATTAAAAGTTCCTAGGTTATTATACAAacatatataattatattaCTGGTCATAAAATTGTTCTTTagttcctcaaaaaaaaatgttcttTAGAAACAGTAGCAGAGTGTTAAATAAAGCACAATTATTTTTTGTGCAGATATAAACAGTGTACTACTGTGCGCATCTAGTTAGGTAATAACCACTCGAATTAATAAGCATCACGCGGTGGATGGAGGACTAGTGCACCTCAGCGATTAATAGGAGCCGGCAATGGTGGCTGGCTAGGGTACGGTACGGTTAGGGCTAGCTCACTAGCTGGATGCCTAGATGACGCATGCAAAGATAGTCTCGTACTGTACATGTACGTACAGTATACGATAGATAATCGATGTTAACGTTTGGTACGTGCATGATGCgctatacatgcatgcatgatgtgACCACGCGTAGctagcatatatatagttaaTGTGGTGTGTACATGTAGCGGAAATGAAAGAACTGTGATGGAGAGTTTCGAACCGACAATGAACACCTACGCAATTTTCGCGGTTTAGCACGCGCCATGTCTGCGTCATGCAATTGCTTGTACTCTGCATTGGGAGCGCGCACCAAAAGTCAATCCAAAGTAATACTATCGAGTCATCGACATACTTGGATATTaattttgctgacgtggcagcCTCgttatgaaaaaaaagaaggggGAGTGTCATGGGATGTGAGAGGAGCGAGTGTCATTACCATGATACTCCTCCGGCTCGATTATCTAGTTTACTGTGttggtaactgtgtcgatgacgaCACTTCCACTAAGACTGGTCTTAAAGAAAGTAATATTATAACAGGTGTAAGCAGGTTGGATGCTAAGATGGAGGAGAGGGTAGGGAAGAAAGAGGAGAAGCGGGCTGTAGAATTACAGTTAGCTTCAACACAACAATCAATAAATTTTGTGAAAGAGACAAGTGAACCACATGTAAACTTACAGCCGTCTGTATTATTAACCTTGCTCTTAGACCAGTCTTAGTGGGGTGTGTCACCACATAGTTAACAAGACTGAAAAATAAATTTGGTAACTGTGTTGGAACAGTGTCATGGTGTTATGACACTCCTCTTTCCTCATAAACGACTCTATCATGTTAGCAAATTTGCTTATGTGGTATGATATTTAATGCTCGTGACACTTGTATGACACTCTTATTGAGATTTGCCTTCTGTGTATGTATGAATCGAGTAAGATTAGACCTTAATTAATTGTGTGTTGGTATTAAGGCATCACGAAGATCTCCCAAATCTTAGCAGTAACACACAATGCAAGGACGGTCACATGCATGGATGCGCGGACGGACGTATACTGTGACGATGAAATGAAAGATCACCGGCCTCGTTCATTGCTTTGCTTACACGCACTGCTGCACGGCACGTACGATCCTTGTTCAAGAGAGGATTATACATACGACGAGCTGATCAGCTACAGGCTACAGCTGCTGCATGCTGGGGGaaaaaagttagatatggtCGAGCCCCAGTCACAAGAAATTAAAACGAGCGTCGTCCTAGCTAGCtagttggagagagagagagagagagagagagagagagagagagagagagagagagagagagagagagagagagctactGTGCATGGATCTGATAGAAAACCGACGGGCAATCCAAGAACGTCCGTACGACCTGTGCTGATCGATCCAGCAGAGCCTAGCTACCTTGCACTGTGTATGTATCTTTACAATTAAATAAACTTGCATTGATAGTCATCACATTATGCGTGCATGCATGGTGTGGCGTCCATGTAATGCAAGTGCGTGCAATGATGATGCGTGATCCGTCGTGTAATTAATATAATGTAATGTAATGTGTTCATTACACACGGTAGCTAGCTTATAAATTGGGCGCGCGCCTTGATCGGCTATAAATACCAGCCCATCCCTCCGATCAGAATCAGACCGACACAGCAGCCAGCAGCTAGCACActacttgcttgcttgctttgctttgctttgcttgtAACTACCCACAACTACCTCTACTTGCATTGGCCTGCAGCGTTAGCTATGGCCAACAACAAGCTCCCCGctcttcccctcgccgccgttctgctgctggcGCTCGCCGCGCCCTCACTCGCCGGCGACCCTGACATGCTCCAGGACATCTGCGTCGCCGACTACAAATCCCTCAACGGCCGTAAGTGACGATGCATTATATTTCTAGCTGCTAATAACTGCAAATACACGTACGTATATATATGCcaaacgacgacgacgaccctgTGTATCTATATATACGTACCATGCATGCGCGTATGACCGATCGATAATAAACATGATGCatatgaatgaatgaatgaaatGAAAGAAGAAGAATAAACATGCATTaatgtgcatgcatgcagctcTGAGGCTGAACGGGTTCCCGTGCAAGAGGCCGGAGAACGTGACGGCCGACGACTTCTTCTCCGGCGTGCTGGCGAGCCCCGGCGACACGGGCAACGCGGCGGGGtcggcggtgacggcggcgaGCGTGGAGAGGCTCCCGGGGCTCAACACCCTGGGCGTGTCCATGGCGCGGATCGACTACGCGCCGTGGGGCGTGAACCCGCCGCACACGCACCCGCGCGCCACCGAGGTCATCTTCGTGCTCCAGGGCTCCCTCGACGTGGGCTTCCTCACCACCGCCAACAGGCTCTACGCCCGCACCGTCTGCAGCGGCGAGGTCTTCGTCT contains:
- the LOC120709262 gene encoding putative germin-like protein 3-2, translated to MANNKLPALPLAAVLLLALAAPSLAGDPDMLQDICVADYKSLNGPLRLNGFPCKRPENVTADDFFSGVLASPGDTGNAAGSAVTAASVERLPGLNTLGVSMARIDYAPWGVNPPHTHPRATEVIFVLQGSLDVGFLTTANRLYARTVCSGEVFVFPRGLVHYQRNNGATPAAVISAFDSQLPGTQAVAQTLFGASPAVPTDVLARAFQIDAGLVEAIKSKFPPKY